caagtacatatgacataaataattttaaaatattttttagcAAACTATTAGATTTTAGAAAGTAAAaatttatctaaaggaaataaattatatatgtaatattttattgatatgtatagttgtttaaatttatataaatcTATTATTCaacttattttatatttaatttgacttattttataatatatttatcTATATCAAAAATgcatataatttaaaaataaattagttGCCTAAAGATTGAATATTTACATGAATTATTGTATATGTTATTatcaaaaaagaaaaaaatattagCTAGCCAAATTAATTAAAACATTAATGAAATCATTGAAGTTAGTAGTTAAATTTGGAGTTGACACGTGTCAAATGACATCTCTTTACATTTTTAGTGTCCGCGTACACTTGCATTTTTTGTTTGTTAATAAAAAGGGCAGCTACTAATTGGCAATTGCACAATGTACATGGTTAATACAAATATTGTATGAACTAACTAAATAGGAGTTAAATGGATTTGAACCTATTATACGTAATGGTTTTCATTTATATGTTtttagatctgacggttgttatttaTCGTATCAAACAATAACGATCGACTAACTAAATAGAGGATATTCTacttataataatataatatagattACCTGTTGTATTCATTTAAAGATACGTAAAGCACTAAACTTAATATACTATATCTTAAAGTTAGTCTACAAAAAGCACTAAAACAATGCACTAAACTTTAGCCAAAATCATCATTCacaataattttttattttaaaattgaaaagAATATAAGATTTGAATAAGGTAATCCAGTGACattctataattaaaatatgaagAGTCCTGATTTAGATTATAAGTCACATTGATGGAGAAACTTCACTGGCTAATATAACTATGAGTAGGCCCGTCAAATTGGACACGAATCGAAAAACCCGACATGAATCCGATACGAATTTTACGAGTTAGGGTTGGCCTTATACGGGTCGGAACAAAAACGTGCCGGTCCCgaaattgactcgaataaaaaAGATGAGTTACGGGTCAACCCGGTTAACCCAACACCGACCCACTTAGCTCATACAactatatttaaaaattatatttattaatatatatagaATATACTACTAGCATAATTGATCATTTAAACATAAACTTATAAAGACTTGATCAATTTTTGATTATGTTTTCATATTTTGAACGAAatgtatatataattttaattagtACGTCATGAAATATTTTGTAACACAATAATACTCTTTTAAACTTAAAAAATGTATTTTGTTCATTATGTTACACAAACTTAAAAAATTATCAAGTATGATTGTTtgataaatataatatttaataaaatttactAAATATTTTGAATAACTATAACATTAGTAGATAAAATAATTTGTCGAATAAATGAATTAGCGAACGGGTCGGGTGACCCTTTTAATAAACGGGTTGAGTTACTGTCAAAATTATACGGGTCAAAATTTTTCCAGGTCGAGTTAATGTCAGACCTAAAATTCGACGTAAGACTATGACCTGACATGAACCCGACCTGTAATCCGAAATTGACGGCCTTACCTATAAGGTAGTCAAGTGACATTTTATACATATGGTATTTGTCCTATATGATAATAACTTCACACGACTTGAACCTAATTATTTACCTGTATTATAATATTGAAGCATATTTCTACAACACATAGGTATGTTATTACCTTCACAAAGTGATCACGATCAGAATATGATTTAATATTTACatctttctctctttttctcagCTCAACCAACATATCTGGAAAAAATTAACAAAATTTATAACATTAAACACCACAActcaaaataaaaaatatggtATTCCACTTGTTACACAAAGCATATAGACACCAAGAACGTAAAAGAATCTACTTTAGGTCATTTATAAGTTATGAATATAACAATGACTAATATACGCAGAAGTTTTTGAGACACAAATTTATTCATTTTATGGCCATTGTATCCACACATTTTCACTGACTTTAACATCCAATGGAATGTACGTTATTAAGAAAGTAAGGCGCAAAAGAATTAATATGACGGATCATTTTCCTATAAGAAGCCAAGATTCAAAGAAACCTGTAGATCGAAAAATCTATTAGACATTCCCAATAACAAAAAAATATGAAAACACAAAACGACATGTCTCTTTTAAAACAATAGTATCTCAAAATATACTTCTTCCTTAATCCAAAGTGTCGTGTGCTGCACTGGAAGCAATAATCTGTCCGTTTTCATCTTTAAACTTTTTTTCCGTTAAATTCCTTATTACTTGTGGACTTTCTTTCTAGTCGCTATGATGATTACTTTGTGCCAATAGTATTATTAACTCTTGACCCTATGATGATAAAACACTAAATTAAGCTTCTATATTCATACCTAAAATGTGCATAATTTACTATATCATACCTAAAAATCCTTCATCCATTCCCTTAAAAAAAATATCTAATTATACACACACATATAATTGACTTGTATTTAAACAAACAAGCGATGAAGTTAAACATGAAAAAATAACAGTAAATTCTCAGAAAACCTATATCAAAAAGTAGAAATGCAAAATCAAAATGATAACTGTGAATGAGAAAATTACAAAAGAATCATTTTAACATAACAATTCAGACATTTTGccaaataaaaaataaaaaaaatgtatttttgcaaaaaaaaaaacGAACTATTTAAAGAAACTCAAAATTTTATTATGACTAATAAGTAACCAAATTATTGTTTTCAAGTAAAATACAAATTACATTTTTGAACTAAAAGACATCATCTTttaaattttatcaaaataaaatacctcctttttcaaatatataatagaaaattttatttaacaagatattataataatattataattctTAACACTTAACAAATTATATTTTTCAGCTAAAATATATTAGCTTTTCTAATTTTTTCTAACAAAACCCCTTTTTTCAAAAATagttttatttaataatatacaattaaattttataattatcaATAATTAACTAATTACCATTTTCAGATAAAACACatcataaatttattttaaattaatgaaattatattaaatttgcaatttaaattaaattgaaattatttaatattattaaaaatttatgcGTCACACGGTTGTAAGCTAGtatatattattaaatttaaaatattaaaaaattgatAGCAGATTTTTCTTATTGTAATACTTACCCTTTAGATCTTTTATTTTATGATTATACGTGTAGTCGTAGGTAACTCATATTTAAATAAGTGTTTGAGAAAAGTCATCGTGTCGCGGGTTTATCTGAGTAGGTTTATAAGTCTTAGTAGTAGTGTAATACTACGTCTTGTTCTCagtttttattattaaaattaaaatattaaaaatttgatacTAGACTATTCTTATTGTAATACTTATACTTTAGGCCCTTCATTTTATGATTATGTGTGTAGTGTTGGAAACTCATATTTAAATAAGTGTTGAGAGAAGTCATCATGCGGGGTGTATTCGAGTAGGTGTATGAGTCTTAGTGGCGGTGTAATAGTATGTCTTGTTATccgatttttttttgttttttcgtaggtaacccgcagctgctacccttcgggtgcgcagTGGGTAAACCCTATAGGTTCACGCGattttattattgtttatttGTTCTTTTTAATTTGTGTCTTTTTCTAAATTTATTAATTCTTTGTTATATTAGTTGAAATTACAAAATAGGTAAGAAAAAAATTGAGTGCGATTAGAAATTAGGTTGGAAAAAAATTCATAGAGGTTGTAGTTATATTAAGTACATgacttaatttttttaattaaattatatttatttaaactttattttggGATGTGTTAACATACTTTAAAGAATATtttaaccaaccgaccaaacgaaaccatatttcgcttataataatataatattgaTAGCTAGATAGATACATTTATTTATAGAGGTTTCAACATGAAAggaaaataaaataattcagaggAAAAAACAATTTCGGGTTCAGTCCACTTCCTAGTTCGAATTTATTAAATTTAAGTAAACGAAATTTGAAATAATTTGAGTTTATtgaatttaattaaataaaatttaaaataactagcttaaaactcgtgcgatgcacggatgAATAAATCTTTTTTAAgattatattttttttgaaacaaTACATTGAATTGAATTCTTAAAATTgttcatttttttatattttctttttttaaatgatatgacttcatgAAAATTATATCAATACACGTATATGTTCGTAATTTTTTTAGAATAGTTAAACCTATTTAAGATAATAGTCTTGATACCGGGGggaaaataatattattatagcAGTTTTATCATTTTTTAAGagtaaaaataatattattatagcGGTTTTTATCTTCCAACTAAATGACGATAAGGAGCAGCATTaaacagaaaaggaaaattgGTGTCACTAAGAAGTGTGTGATTCTGCTCAATTGGAACAGTAGCGATCTTAGCTTGTTCAAATCCAACATCCTTAATAATGTCAAGTGTGTACTTATGTTGATTTAGGTAAATGCCTTTGTCTGACCGAGCAGCCTCAATGCCCATAAAATACTTGATTGGCCCCAAGTCCTTAAGCTGAAAATGACTTGCCAAGTGAGCCTTAAATTGAGATATGGTGGACTGATCATTACCAACCACTAAAATATCATCAACGTACACAAATACAGCCAAAAAACTAGGAGAAGTAGAGAGAATAAACAAGCTATGATCAGATGTAGCCTGAGTAAAACCATAAGGTAGCATCATTGACTTGAATTTAATGAACCATTTTCGAGGTGATTGATTTAGCCCATAAAGAGACATGATTAGTTTGCAGACTAAAGGAACCTTGGATGAATAATTAGCATAAGCAGGTGGTAAATAATAGCCGGATGGAATGGACATGTAAACCGCTTCATCTAAGTCACCATATAAGAACGCATTATTGACGTCCATCTGAGTTACAGACCAATTACTGATAGCAGCTAAAGATAACAAGACACATACGGTAGTCATTTTTGCAACAGGtgcaaaaatttcaaaatcatcAAGGCCTTCAGTTTGGGTAAATCCACGAGCAACCAATCGGGCCTTATACCTTTCCACAAATCCATCTTGATGAAACTTAACTTTATATAGCCATTTACAGCTAACAACTCTTTTTCCAGGTGGAAGAGGAGTAATAGACCAAGTGTTATTAGCTTCAAGTGCAGCAAGTTCTGCACACATTGCTTCACACCAAACAGGATACTGACCGGCAACCTTGTATGAGGATGGTTCAGGAACATGAGTAATAGTTGAAAGAAAACATTGATGTTTAAGAGTGAAGGCAGAAAAATGGGAGGGTGAAATGAGAACAAAAGAACTGAATTTGTTAGGGAGACCAATAAAATACTGAAATTTTTCTGGTATTGCTCTGACACGAGTACTTTGTCTAATAGGCTGAGGTGGAGTAGGTAGTGAAACAGGAGGTGTAGTAGGTTGAGGTGAAGAGTGAGAAGTACTTATTTCAGATATTTGAGTTGTGAGAGCCGCAGATGCAGATGAAGTAGTTGAGACAGGAACAATGTAGCAGTCAGACAAAGGATCAATAGCAATGGTGATATCAGTGGTAAACAAATGAGGTGCAGGAGAACAGGTTGAGATTTCTTTAAACGGAAAGACAGATTCAACAAACTGGACATCTCGGGATATAAAAAATTTCTTGGTAGCCAAATCCATAATGCGATATCCTTTCTGAGCAAAAGGATACCCAAGAAATAGGCATCTATAAGCCTTGTTGGAAAACTTACCCTTTTGAGGAGAACTGTTAGTGGCAAAATACAATAAACCGAACACTCTTAAATGATCATAAAATGGTGGTTTAGAAAATAAGACTTGATATGGGAAAAGACCCTTTAGACTATGAATAGGAGTTCTATTCAACAAATAAGTGGTTTCCCCAGAAAGTAATAGGTAATGAAGCCTGAACTCTTAAAGCCCTGACAGTGTTTAGAAGAGATTTGTTCTTACGCtccacaacaccattttgttgtggagtatAAGTACAACTACGTTGATGTAAAATTCCAAGATTAGCAAGGTATGACTGAAAAGTAGAGCTTAAAAATTCTGTTCCAATATCAGAACAAATAGTTTTAATATGACACACAAATTTTTTGTGCACATAAGAAATAAAGTGAGTTAACAGACCAAAAACTTGTGTTTTGTCAACAAACAAAAACACCCATGTGGCTTGAGATTTGTCCTAAAAAATTGTGAGAAAGTAACTGCAATTTCCATGAGTTTTATACTTATACGGCCTTCATACATCAACATGTATTAAGTCAAATAGATTTGAACTAACTTAAGAACTCTCAGTAAATTGCAATCTAGTTTGTTTAAACAAATGGCAAGTATCACAATTACTTAAAGTAACAGCATTATGATACATTGAGTTTGGAAGATATTTCATAGATGAAATAGATGGATGCCCTAAATGAGCATGCCACAGAGTAGTGTTTGATACAGAAGCAATAACATAATTACAAAGTTTTTGAGCTTATGAACACAAAGGAAATGTGGGAAATTGCTCATGGCTCTCAAGAGGATGGTGAAGAAGATACAGGCCCTCTTGAAGTTCACCAATCTCTGTGGTCTTCTTCAAGATATGGTCTTGTATATAGCAAGCATCCTTATTAAAAAAGATATTGCAAGAATTTGCAGAAGTAAGGTTAGGGATAGAAAGAATATTAGAGTTGAAACTAGGCACATAAAGAACACCTGTTAGAACTATATTAGTATACAAATGTACAGTGCCTATATGAGTGACAGGAGTGTGATATCCATTAGGTAGATGCAACATAGATATAACTTGATGAACATTAGTGAGAAGCTGAAAGTGTGGTATTATATGATCAGTTGCACCGGAATCTAGAATTCATTTATCAGCACTTAAAGTTTGTTTGCTATTAGTATGACAAACAAAATGGATAACATTACCGGCTAGATGAGCAGATGAAGTTCCACTAATATTTCATTTAGGAGACTGAGAAGAATTTCCATTATGAGCAGTAGAAAGCGCTTTGAAGTCGCTCTGAATCATAGCCATTAGTTGTTGACACAGAGCAGAAGTGAATCCAGTAGGCTCTGTACTCTTAAATGTAGAATTCTGATCACCTGATTCAGCAATTACATTATGAGCATAAGCAATTTTAGTCTGTAGCTTTGGCTTTGGTTTTGGTTTCCCAAAGAGTCTGTGGCAAGCCGGATACTCGTGCACACAAAAACACTTATCTTTGTTGTGCCCTGACATGTGACACACTTCACAAATCACAGAACTATTAGTCACAGTTCTTTTACCAGTATTAACCTTCCAATGCCTGTTTGTCGAATAATATGTCATATTACCCCCTTGATTCTCCTGATTTCGCACAGATAAAGCAACATAATCTGTAGACACTACACTGGTAGAACTAATATCCCTCTGATTCTCCTCTTGCAACAACAAACTATATGCAACACTAAGACTTGGCACATGTGTCATCAGCAGCAAATGACCTCTTATGGCAGTGTATTGATCAGATAGTCCCATAAGAAATTGCGACAACCTAGTACTTTTACTCAGAACATCAAGTTTTTCATTAACTCCACATGTGCACTTTCTACAATCACAATGAGGTACCACAGAAAAGGCATCTAATTCATCATTTAGAGTTCTAAATTTTGTGAAGTAAGCAAATATCAAAATATTGCCTTGATGCAGAGATGCAATTTCCTTTCTCAGATTAAATAATTTAGGAACATTTGTTTGAGCAAATCTTATCGCAAAATCATCCCAAATGTCCTTAGCTACCGTCATATACATTACTCTTTGTCGTATATCAGGTGAAACAATGTTTAAAATCCATGAGATTACGATATCATTACAACGATTCCAGTGTAAAAGTAAGGTAGCATTTGTAGGCTTAACATACAATCCATCAACAAAACTTAATTTGAGTTTAGATGACAACGCTATGCGCATAGATCGAAACCACTGGTTATAGTTCTGCTCATTCAGAGTAATTATGACTAGAATCAAACCCGGATGATCCGATGGATGAAGATAGTATGAATGAGATGCATCAATTATCTGCGCTTGTGTTGTTGACGATGAATTATTTCCAGTAGCTGCGTTCAAATATGATGGAGATTCTGCCATTTTCGATTCAAATTTGCAGGAAAAACCTCAACCAATTGTGTAAGAAAATGAGTAAAATACTAAACAATTGAATTAGATTACTCAAAAATTGTAAATGATTGATGTTCTCAACAGTGGAATAACGATTTTACAGAGTTCTGTGGCTTTGATACCATGTCGAACTCCATTATTGGAGCTCAAGAAATATGAAGAAGAAGACTCTTTCTTTTTATTGAATGAATCTGAGATAAGTTTGTTACATATCTTTTTAATCTTAGCAGCTAAGCTTCTTTTTATCCTCTGGAGTGTATGCTCCTCACTTATAGTACAAAAAATAGACAGCTAATTGATAGCTGTTATAACTAACTAATTTTCTACAAGAGTAGCTGTTGACTTTGTTGATTGACTTGTTGACTGATCTTGCTACCTTTGCTGGTTGACTTGCATAGTCTCATCAGATGACAACAGTTTAGTTTGGTTTGGTTCGGATTTGAAAAAAATCAATACTATAACAAATAATTTTTATCAAACTAAAATCGAATAGAACCAAATAAAATTCAAAAGTTGAAAATAAAACGGTTTTTGGTTCGGTTCGATTCGGGTTTGAACCGAACTATAAAAATTATAtagaaaataacaaaaaaaaattgtcaaatcttttattggaaattaaaatattcacAAATTGGCGCAAACATGATAAACTAAGTATGattaaatttattaattacaCCAATTACTATAGTAACATTGAGTTGCTTATTTGTGCTATTTAATTTATTAAGTCGATTAACTTTCTGATTTTACGTCTGTTTCATTTCAAATTAGTAAATCTCTTTTATCATGCATATCTAATAAATCTTTAATTCTTTTGAACTTTTTGTATTTTGTTActcaattaaattaaattatctcatGATCATTTCTCAATTATAGAAATGTATTATATAAACATATAATGAAAGCATATAAATTTAATATATCGGGTTCATGCTAGTTTCAATTTGGTTTGGTTTGAATCGGGTTTTGGGTATTTGAGTCGAGTTTTGATTCGGTTGGCCTAAAAACAAACCCGAACCAAATTTAATCGATTTTTGAGAATAAAAATCAAATCTATAATCAAACCGTAAAAATCAGGTTTGGTATAAAATGTTACGGGTCTACTTGTTCAGAAATTCATAGGTTCGAAATTTTTTGTCTATCCTTATTCTCCACCTTCCCTTATACATTTCTGTTACCGATTCTCAAATTGAATTCTTTAATATCTCATACTAGTTCTTATACACCACAGTTACTACATAGATTTCATCCACAATGTTTATGTGTCAAATGTACTTGGATATAATAAAAGTGTTTTGATCATTGAAGTACAAACTTGTACTGTTCAGCTATACTGATCTCCAAAATTTCTCATTTAAAAAAGGTTAGTATATGCTCATTTGTTCTACTAGACCATATGCAAACGCCTTTTAATGAAGAGATTGTTAACTAGATAGATACCTTAAGATCTCAACTGGATAGATAAAGTTTCAAATTAACTACTCTACAGTTGAATCAAAATGTGCTTGTTACATTGTGAATTTTTTTTGTTCAATAACTAAACTAGTATTACAAGATCATGATATATCTTTCCATAATTAACTTCACAATGTGCTCTGATTGTAAGCTTAAGCACTCTCAAAAAACTAATGTTTAAAAAGCAACAAGATTACAAGAACACTGTAATATTAAATTACAACATCTTGattatcaaatttatattttTGCTAAATAGATTGTAATGTACTTGGCTTCTTCACACTCTCCTTGTAAACGGTTCATTTCTGCATTCATTTGCTCAACTTTAGCATTTGTAGGAAGCATGGTCCTCCTCATGAAATTCTCACATCTCCTCTCAATGTGGTTAAATTTCTCCTCTTACTCATAATTTCTATCTTTGCTTAT
This genomic interval from Apium graveolens cultivar Ventura chromosome 8, ASM990537v1, whole genome shotgun sequence contains the following:
- the LOC141680659 gene encoding uncharacterized protein LOC141680659; amino-acid sequence: MAESPSYLNAATGNNSSSTTQAQIIDASHSYYLHPSDHPGLILVIITLNEQNYNQWFRSMRIALSSKLKLSFVDGLYVKPTNATLLLHWNRCNDIVISWILNIVSPDIRQRVMYMTVAKDIWDDFAIRFAQTNVPKLFNLRKEIASLHQGNILIFAYFTKFRTLNDELDAFSVVPHCDCRKCTCGVNEKLDVLSKSTRLSQFLMGLSDQYTAIRGHLLLMTHVPSLSVAYSLLLQEENQRDISSTSVVSTDYVALSVRNQENQGGNMTYYSTNRHWKVNTGKRTVTNSSVICEVCHMSGHNKDKCFCVHEYPACHRLFGKPKPKPKLQTKIAYAHNVIAESGDQNSTFKSTEPTGFTSALCQQLMAMIQSDFKALSTAHNGNSSQSPK